The following are encoded in a window of Cottoperca gobio chromosome 20, fCotGob3.1, whole genome shotgun sequence genomic DNA:
- the ndufb4 gene encoding NADH dehydrogenase [ubiquinone] 1 beta subcomplex subunit 4 has product MADYQDAPLASRTKVLDPNEYFNVSLDKRRAEESRAALRANLKRQYQTQLNNPHRKELIEDPALTRWVYARANPYPHFKATFKTSLIGAMFGIVPLFALFYIFKTDRNRKEEQIKAGTVVRKFCLSS; this is encoded by the exons ATGGCGGACTACCAAGATGCGCCCTTGGCTAGTCGGACAAAAGTACTGGACCCAAATGAGTATTTCAACGTGTCGCTGGACAAGCGACGTGCCGAAGAAAGCAGAGCAGCTCTACGAGCGAACCTGAAGCGGCAGTATCAGACGCAACTCAATAACCCGCACAGAAAAGAGCTTATT GAGGACCCTGCCCTGACACGCTGGGTGTATGCACGTGCCAACCCCTACCCACACTTCAAGGCCACATTCAAGACATCTCTGATTGGTGCGATGTTTGGAATTGTGCCTCTCTTCGCCCTTTTCTATATCTTCAAGACAGACCGG aatAGGAAGGAGGAGCAGATTAAGGCCGGAACCGTCGTGCGCAAGTTCTGTTTGTCATCCTAA